In the Sus scrofa isolate TJ Tabasco breed Duroc chromosome 7, Sscrofa11.1, whole genome shotgun sequence genome, one interval contains:
- the GFOD1 gene encoding glucose-fructose oxidoreductase domain-containing protein 1 isoform X3 yields the protein MMSAAHYYPKLMSIMGNVLRFLPAFVRMKQLIEEGYVGELLVCEVQVHSGSLLGKKYNWSCDDLMGGGGLHSVGTYIIDLLTFLTGQKAVKVHGLLKTFVKQTDHIKGIRQITSDDFCTFQMVLEGGVCCTVTLNFNVPGEFKQDVTVVGSAGRLLAVGTDLYGQRNSAAEQELLVQDATPVSNSLLPEKAFSDIPSPYLRGTIKMMQAVRQAFQDQDDRRTWDGRPLTMAATFDDCLYALCVVDTIKRSSQTGEWQNIAVMTEEPELSPAYLISEAMRRSRVSLYC from the coding sequence ATGATGTCGGCTGCCCACTACTACCCCAAGCTCATGAGCATCATGGGCAACGTGCTGCGCTTCCTGCCAGCCTTCGTGCGCATGAAGCAGCTCATCGAGGAGGGCTACGTGGGCGAGCTGCTGGTGTGCGAGGTGCAGGTGCACAGTGGCAGCCTGCTGGGCAAGAAGTACAACTGGAGCTGCGACGACCTGATGGGCGGCGGAGGCCTGCACTCGGTGGGCACCTACATCATCGACCTGCTCACCTTCCTCACCGGCCAGAAGGCGGTCAAGGTCCACGGGCTGCTCAAGACCTTCGTGAAGCAGACCGACCACATCAAGGGCATCCGCCAGATCACCAGTGACGACTTCTGCACCTTCCAGATGGTGCTGGAGGGCGGCGTGTGCTGCACCGTCACCCTCAACTTCAACGTGCCCGGCGAGTTCAAGCAGGACGTGACCGTGGTGGGCTCGGCCGGGCGCCTGCTGGCGGTGGGCACGGACCTGTACGGGCAGCGCAACAGCGCCGCGGAGCAGGAGCTGCTGGTGCAGGACGCCACGCCCGTCAGCAACTCCCTGCTGCCCGAGAAGGCCTTCAGCGACATCCCGTCGCCCTACCTGCGCGGCACCATCAAGATGATGCAGGCCGTGCGCCAGGCCTTCCAGGACCAGGACGACCGGCGCACGTGGGACGGGCGGCCGCTGACCATGGCCGCCACCTTCGACGACTGCCTGTACGCCCTGTGCGTCGTGGACACCATCAAGCGGTCCAGCCAGACGGGCGAGTGGCAGAACATCGCCGTCATGACCGAGGAGCCCGAGCTGAGCCCCGCCTACCTGATCAGCGAGGCCATGCGCCGCAGCAGGGTGTCCCTGTATTGTTAG